From a region of the Lactuca sativa cultivar Salinas chromosome 4, Lsat_Salinas_v11, whole genome shotgun sequence genome:
- the LOC111896553 gene encoding protein STRICTOSIDINE SYNTHASE-LIKE 11, whose protein sequence is MASPQILLIYITFLCIFGNLVSSQFTNFSTLVLPAGVTGPESAAFTGRPVNGPFTTVTDGRIMRWRGPRIGFVDFAFTSPTRTKRRCDGTTDPNMGPTCGRPMALSFHPATNRLYIADAYHGLLVVGPLGGLATQIVGGLKFTVGVDVDLLTGNVYFSDASMNYTIRDVTQPGFMPDSTGRFMRYNPRTRQVSVLLSGLSGGGGPAVSSDGAFVLVPELTGNRISKYWLAGPKANTAEPLLNVTNPNKIKRAGGLGEFWVAVSDGFMPPTPLITPQGVRFDSNGVVLQTVSFAKEFINKTISLVQEQDGKLYVGSRFTNFIGVYSN, encoded by the exons ATGGCTTCTCCACAAATACTTTTGATTTATATTACATTTCTTTgcatttttggaaaccttgtttcTAGCCAATTCACCAATTTTAGTACGTTAGTATTGCCTGCAGGCGTCACTGGTCCTGAATCAGCTGCATTTACAGGACGTCCAGTCAACGGGCCCTTTACTACCGTGACCGATGGTAGGATTATGAGATGGAGAGGACCTAGAATCGGTTTTGTGGATTTCGCATTTACATCTCCAACAAG GACAAAAAGACGATGTGATGGCACCACAGATCCTAATATGGGACCAACATGCGGACGGCCAATGGCTCTTAGTTTTCACCCGGCAACCAACCGTTTATACATAGCCGATGCATATCATGGACTTCTAGTTGTGGGCCCCCTCGGAGGGCTTGCAACTCAAATAGTTGGAGGGCTCAAGTTTACTGTAGGCGTTGACGTTGACTTGTTAACAGGAAATGTTTACTTCAGCGATGCTAGTATGAATTATACTATCAG AGATGTTACACAACCAGGATTTATGCCTGATTCAACGGGGAGGTTCATGCGTTACAACCCACGTACCAGACAGGTGTCAGTTTTGCTGAGTGGTCTCTCTGGTGGTGGTGGGCCTGCCGTCAGTAGCGATGGGGCATTTGTTCTTGTACCTGAGCTTACTGGGAATCGGATTTCAAAATACTGGCTTGCGGGGCCCAAAGCAAATACGGCAGAACCTTTGCTAAATGTTACGAATCCAAATAAAATAAAGCGAGCAGGAGGACTTGGAGAGTTTTGGGTGGCGGTTTCAGATGGATTCATGCCACCGACGCCTCTCATTACACCTCAAGGGGTGCGGTTTGATTCAAATGGGGTTGTGCTACAAACGGTTTCGTTTgctaaagagtttatcaacaaGACGATTAGTTTGGTTCAAGAACAAGATGGAAAGTTGTATGTGGGGTCTCGTTTTACTAATTTCATCGGTGTCTACTCTAATTAG
- the LOC111896554 gene encoding protein MIS12 homolog, producing MEGSESEVIFDSLNLNPQLFLNAALNIVDELIASAFEHLHQEASAQLKVDGSDRAEDLTKGLDYIRNTIQSALDKRLTMWEKYCFLRLFVVPEGFSLPKDDEASVGDIMDVDVVGLGIPDLDSQLVSLRTKLTLAEQESVQLKREIQALERESAINNHQATAISELTKLSDQISENDAFQELQKLAAELHMKVEKLKTEREDETQRDRFQKLHLWNEDILKIIGGNGLSNAKPEEVEGFLAGFNTR from the exons ATGGAGGGCAGCGAAAGCGAGGTGATTTTTGATTCCTTAAACCTCAACCCGCAGCTATTCCTCAACGCCGCCCTAAACATCGTCGACGAATTGATCGCGAGCGCCTTCGAGCATCTTCATCA GGAGGCTTCAGCTCAACTCAAGGTCGATGGTTCAGATAGGGCTGAAGATTTAACCAAG GGCTTGGATTACATTCGAAACACAATTCAATCCGCCTTGGACAAGCGATTGACTATGTGGGAGAAGTACTGTTTTCTTCGCTTATTTGTGGTTCCAGAAGGATTTTCACTGCCCAAAGAT GATGAGGCATCTGTTGGTGATATAAtggatgttgatgttgttggacTTGGTATCCCTGATCTTGACTCCCAGTTGGTTTCCTTGAGAACAAAACTTACTTTG GCTGAACAGGAGTCTGTTCAATTGAAGAGAGAGATTCAAGCATTGGAAAGAGAATCTGCCATTAACAACCATCAAGCAACTGCAATAAGTGAATTAACAAAGCTATCTGACCAAATTTCTGAAAATGATGCATTCCAAG AGCTGCAAAAACTTGCAGCAGAATTACACATGAAAGTGGAGAAGTTAAAGACTGAAAGAGAGGATGAAACTCAAAGGGATAGGTTCCAGAAATTGCATTTATGGAATGAAGATATATTAAAGATAATTGGTGGAAATG GCCTTTCCAATGCAAAGCCAGAAGAAGTTGAAGGATTTCTTGCAGGTTTCAACACTCGATGA